In Streptomyces durocortorensis, a genomic segment contains:
- a CDS encoding SsgA family sporulation/cell division regulator, producing MRESVQAEVMMSFLVSEELSFRIPVELRYEVSDPYAIRMTFHLPGDAPVTWAFGRELLLDGLNSPSGDGDVHIGPTEPEGLGDVHIRLQVGEDSALFRAGTAPLVAFLDRTDKLVPLGQEHTLGDFDGNLEEALGRILAEEQNAG from the coding sequence ATGCGCGAATCGGTTCAAGCAGAGGTCATGATGAGCTTCCTCGTCTCCGAGGAGCTCTCGTTCCGTATTCCGGTGGAGCTCCGGTACGAGGTCAGCGATCCGTACGCCATCCGGATGACGTTCCACCTGCCCGGCGATGCCCCTGTGACCTGGGCGTTCGGTCGCGAACTGCTGCTGGACGGGCTCAACAGCCCGAGCGGCGACGGAGATGTGCACATCGGCCCGACCGAGCCGGAGGGGCTGGGAGATGTGCACATCCGGCTCCAGGTCGGCGAGGACAGTGCGCTGTTCCGTGCGGGCACGGCACCGCTGGTGGCGTTTCTCGACCGGACGGACAAGCTGGTGCCGCTAGGTCAGGAACACACGCTGGGTGACTTCGACGGGAACCTGGAGGAGGCGCTGGGCCGCATCCTGGCCGAGGAACAGAACGCCGGCTGA
- a CDS encoding cupin domain-containing protein, with protein sequence MKAFRLDELEAERAANDGAYLQFVRERNMSVGLYALNAGETDPQQPHQQDEVYFVVSGRASITVGMETTQVGRGSVVYVPAGVAHKFHHITEDLRVMVVFSPPEG encoded by the coding sequence ATGAAAGCATTCAGACTGGACGAGCTGGAGGCGGAACGGGCCGCCAACGACGGCGCCTACCTGCAGTTCGTACGGGAGCGGAACATGTCCGTCGGCCTGTACGCCCTGAACGCCGGGGAGACCGATCCGCAGCAGCCGCACCAGCAGGACGAGGTCTACTTCGTCGTCAGCGGCCGCGCGTCGATCACGGTGGGGATGGAGACGACACAGGTCGGCCGGGGCAGCGTCGTCTACGTGCCCGCGGGGGTGGCCCACAAGTTCCACCACATCACCGAGGACCTGCGAGTGATGGTCGTCTTCTCCCCGCCGGAGGGATGA
- a CDS encoding YibE/F family protein, producing MTSPQSDPAPQPPQGPPHDHTHGHSHSHGPAAPVSKHLRKVIAAVVIPFATAVVVGLIAFWPGGVPDHERTGVGFDRQTQDGKVVQVVQVDCADVNAAQVPPTGDTSTPSGREAVNEQEGECAKATVEVTTGDDKGRRFVEVVQPDAPRQLREGQGVVVAYAPDAPRDLQYSVTDVDRKVPMALLAGIFALAVVLVGRLRGVMALVALAVSFAVLTLFILPAILQGSNPLVVAVIGASAIMLAALYMCHGVTARTSVAVIGTLISLLLIGLLGSLFIGWASLSGNTDDNTGLIHGLYPDIDMSGLLLAGVIIGSLGVLDDVTVTQTSAVWELHQADPEMGWKGLYQAGIRIGRDHIASVVNTLVLAYAGAALPLLLLFSIAQSSVGTVANSELVAEEIVRTLVGSIGLVASVPVTTGLAALVVSADRPGTGAIAATAAAPARTGRGRRRKK from the coding sequence GTGACCTCTCCCCAGAGCGACCCCGCACCCCAGCCGCCCCAGGGCCCCCCGCACGACCACACCCACGGGCATTCGCACAGCCACGGACCGGCCGCCCCGGTCTCCAAGCACCTGCGCAAGGTCATCGCCGCCGTGGTGATCCCGTTCGCGACGGCGGTCGTCGTCGGCCTGATCGCGTTCTGGCCCGGCGGCGTCCCCGACCACGAACGCACAGGCGTCGGCTTCGACCGGCAGACCCAGGACGGCAAGGTCGTCCAGGTCGTCCAGGTCGACTGCGCGGACGTCAACGCCGCTCAGGTGCCCCCGACCGGCGACACCTCAACGCCCTCGGGCCGGGAGGCCGTCAACGAGCAGGAGGGGGAGTGTGCGAAGGCCACGGTCGAGGTGACCACCGGGGACGACAAGGGCCGGAGGTTCGTCGAGGTCGTCCAGCCGGACGCGCCCCGCCAGCTGCGCGAGGGCCAGGGCGTGGTCGTGGCGTACGCTCCCGACGCGCCGCGCGACCTCCAGTACTCGGTCACCGACGTGGACCGGAAGGTCCCCATGGCACTGCTGGCCGGGATCTTCGCCCTGGCGGTGGTCCTGGTGGGCAGACTGCGCGGCGTGATGGCGCTGGTGGCGCTCGCCGTGTCGTTCGCCGTGCTGACCCTGTTCATCCTCCCGGCGATCCTTCAGGGCTCGAATCCGCTGGTGGTGGCGGTGATCGGGGCCAGTGCCATCATGCTGGCGGCGCTCTACATGTGCCACGGGGTGACGGCCCGGACGTCCGTCGCGGTCATCGGAACGCTGATCTCGCTGCTGCTGATCGGGCTGCTGGGCTCGCTCTTCATCGGCTGGGCGAGCCTGAGCGGCAACACCGACGACAACACCGGCCTCATCCACGGTCTGTACCCCGACATCGACATGAGCGGCCTGCTGCTCGCCGGCGTCATCATCGGTTCGCTCGGTGTGCTCGACGATGTGACGGTCACCCAGACCTCCGCCGTGTGGGAACTCCACCAGGCCGACCCGGAGATGGGGTGGAAAGGGCTCTACCAGGCAGGTATCCGGATCGGCAGGGACCACATCGCCTCGGTGGTCAACACCCTGGTGCTGGCGTACGCGGGCGCGGCGCTGCCGCTGCTGCTGCTCTTCTCCATCGCGCAGAGCAGTGTGGGAACGGTCGCCAACAGCGAGCTGGTCGCCGAGGAGATCGTCCGCACGCTGGTCGGTTCGATCGGCCTGGTCGCCTCGGTGCCGGTGACCACGGGGCTCGCCGCGCTGGTGGTATCCGCGGACCGCCCGGGCACGGGCGCCATCGCGGCCACGGCCGCCGCGCCCGCGCGGACCGGGAGGGGCCGCCGCCGCAAGAAGTGA
- a CDS encoding IclR family transcriptional regulator: protein MTTASSTAVPTLIASVQRALRLLEAVGAHREGAPAKQLAREAGLPLPTAYHLLRTLAHEGYLRRENGVFHLGAAAANLTAAPGVRNRPSSVADSLGHWRDTIGTPVYCAVYCEGEIELIAVADAPDIPAVEEWASFRETGHAHAIGQCLLAQLDERAREDHLDRHPVRPLTRYSVRDRAALLERLRTLRRGEPVIERQEYALGTVCAAIPVTAGATIAAMAISVPLDREERLLPAVEQLRGEVASLLRSFVFSISI from the coding sequence TTGACCACGGCATCGAGCACCGCTGTCCCGACGTTGATCGCTTCGGTTCAGCGGGCGTTGAGGCTGCTGGAGGCTGTGGGCGCCCATCGGGAGGGGGCGCCGGCCAAGCAACTCGCACGTGAGGCAGGGCTTCCGCTGCCGACCGCGTACCACCTGCTGCGCACGCTCGCCCATGAGGGCTATCTCCGCCGTGAGAACGGTGTCTTCCACCTCGGCGCGGCCGCCGCGAACCTGACCGCGGCCCCGGGGGTCAGGAACCGCCCCTCCTCCGTCGCCGACTCCCTCGGCCACTGGCGGGACACCATCGGCACCCCCGTGTACTGCGCGGTCTACTGCGAGGGCGAGATCGAGCTCATCGCGGTCGCGGACGCCCCCGACATCCCCGCGGTGGAGGAGTGGGCCTCGTTCCGCGAGACCGGCCACGCGCATGCGATCGGCCAGTGTCTGCTCGCCCAACTCGACGAGAGGGCCCGCGAGGACCACCTCGACCGGCACCCCGTGCGCCCGCTCACCCGTTACTCAGTGCGAGATCGAGCGGCACTTCTTGAGCGGCTGCGAACGCTCCGGAGAGGTGAACCGGTCATCGAACGCCAGGAGTACGCACTGGGGACCGTCTGTGCCGCGATTCCGGTCACGGCCGGTGCCACCATTGCGGCGATGGCCATTTCCGTGCCCCTGGACCGTGAGGAACGGTTGCTGCCCGCAGTCGAACAGCTACGTGGCGAAGTGGCCAGCCTCTTGCGTTCGTTCGTGTTCTCTATCAGTATCTGA
- a CDS encoding DUF5326 family protein has translation MREIFAGMPWWVKWVAIPVIAIFVFGGLIASVVGFVISLLFKALVFVVLVGGLIFVVRKFMTSSSSRGDW, from the coding sequence GTGCGGGAGATATTCGCAGGGATGCCCTGGTGGGTGAAGTGGGTGGCGATTCCCGTCATCGCGATCTTCGTGTTCGGCGGACTGATCGCCAGCGTGGTCGGATTCGTGATCAGCCTGCTCTTCAAGGCGCTGGTCTTCGTCGTCCTGGTCGGCGGGCTGATCTTCGTCGTACGCAAGTTCATGACGTCGTCGTCCTCGCGTGGTGACTGGTAG
- the thiC gene encoding phosphomethylpyrimidine synthase ThiC, with product MTTADARTPASDRNDDEAGKSIGWHKGYVQGSRPDLRVPVRQVHLTNGKDVTLYDTSGPYTDASIDTDVRRGLAPLRENWIIARGDTEEYAGRPVRPEDDGLKHTSPRGGLRNLDAVFPGRPRQPRRSRDGRPVTQLAYARRGEITPEMEYVAIRENVEPEVVREEIAAGRAVLPANVNHPEIEPMIIGKRFLVKVNANIGNSAVTSSIEEEVDKMTWATKWGADTVMDLSTGRNIHTTREWVLRNSPVPIGTVPLYQALEKVDGRAEELTWEIYKDTVIEQAEQGVDYMTVHAGVRLPYVPLTARRKTGIVSRGGSIMAAWCLAHHKESFLYEHFEELCEILATYDVTYSLGDGLRPGSIADANDEAQFAELRTLGELNTIAKRFGVQTMIEGPGHVPMHKIKENIDLQQEICEEAPFYTLGPLTTDVAPAYDHITSGIGAAMIAWWGTAMLCYVTPKEHLGLPNRDDVKTGVITYKIAAHAADLAKGHPGAQEWDDALSDARFEFRWEDQFNLALDPDTAREFHDETLPAEPAKTAHFCSMCGPKFCSMKISQDIRRQHGGSQEEIEQGMAEKSKEFAAAGNRVYLPIAD from the coding sequence ATGACCACAGCGGACGCACGCACGCCTGCCTCCGATCGGAACGACGACGAGGCCGGGAAGTCCATCGGCTGGCACAAGGGGTACGTCCAGGGCTCACGCCCGGACCTCCGGGTGCCGGTTCGACAGGTGCACCTCACCAATGGCAAGGATGTGACGCTGTACGACACCTCGGGGCCGTACACCGACGCCTCCATCGACACCGACGTCCGCCGCGGCCTCGCGCCCCTGCGGGAGAACTGGATCATCGCCCGCGGCGACACCGAGGAGTACGCGGGCCGCCCGGTCCGGCCCGAGGACGACGGACTCAAGCACACCTCGCCGCGCGGCGGACTGCGCAACCTCGACGCGGTCTTCCCCGGCCGCCCGCGCCAGCCGCGCCGCAGCCGTGACGGGCGGCCCGTCACCCAGCTCGCGTACGCCCGGCGGGGGGAGATCACCCCGGAGATGGAGTACGTCGCGATCCGGGAGAACGTGGAGCCCGAGGTCGTCCGCGAGGAGATCGCGGCGGGCCGGGCGGTGCTGCCGGCCAACGTCAACCACCCGGAGATCGAGCCGATGATCATCGGCAAGCGGTTCCTGGTGAAGGTCAACGCCAACATCGGCAACTCGGCGGTCACCTCCTCCATCGAGGAGGAGGTGGACAAGATGACCTGGGCGACCAAGTGGGGCGCCGACACGGTCATGGACCTGTCCACCGGGCGCAACATCCACACCACCCGCGAGTGGGTGCTGCGCAATTCCCCCGTGCCGATCGGAACCGTTCCGCTCTACCAGGCCCTGGAGAAGGTCGACGGCCGGGCCGAGGAGCTGACCTGGGAGATCTACAAGGACACCGTCATCGAGCAGGCCGAGCAGGGCGTGGACTACATGACGGTGCACGCCGGAGTGCGCCTGCCGTATGTCCCGCTGACGGCTCGCCGTAAGACCGGCATCGTCTCGCGCGGCGGCTCGATCATGGCGGCCTGGTGCCTGGCGCACCACAAGGAGTCGTTCCTGTACGAGCACTTCGAGGAGCTCTGCGAGATCCTCGCGACGTACGACGTCACCTACTCGCTCGGCGACGGACTGCGCCCCGGCTCGATCGCGGACGCCAACGACGAGGCGCAGTTCGCCGAGCTGCGCACGCTGGGCGAGCTGAACACGATCGCCAAGCGGTTCGGCGTCCAGACGATGATCGAGGGCCCCGGGCACGTCCCGATGCACAAGATCAAGGAGAACATCGACCTCCAGCAGGAGATCTGCGAGGAGGCGCCGTTCTACACGCTCGGCCCGCTGACCACGGACGTCGCGCCCGCCTACGACCACATCACCTCGGGCATCGGCGCCGCGATGATCGCCTGGTGGGGCACGGCGATGCTCTGCTACGTCACGCCCAAGGAGCACCTGGGGCTGCCCAACCGGGACGATGTGAAGACCGGCGTGATCACCTACAAGATCGCAGCCCACGCGGCCGACCTCGCCAAGGGGCACCCGGGCGCGCAGGAGTGGGACGACGCGCTCTCGGACGCGCGGTTCGAGTTCCGGTGGGAGGACCAGTTCAACCTGGCCCTCGACCCGGACACGGCCCGGGAGTTCCACGACGAGACGCTGCCCGCCGAGCCGGCGAAGACGGCGCACTTCTGCTCGATGTGCGGGCCGAAGTTCTGCTCGATGAAGATCTCCCAGGACATCCGCCGTCAGCACGGTGGCTCGCAGGAGGAGATCGAGCAGGGCATGGCCGAGAAGTCGAAGGAGTTCGCGGCCGCGGGCAACCGGGTCTATCTGCCCATCGCGGACTGA